DNA sequence from the Juglans microcarpa x Juglans regia isolate MS1-56 chromosome 5S, Jm3101_v1.0, whole genome shotgun sequence genome:
TCCTTAAAGAGTTTGTTGATCAGTTTGACAAtgcattaaagaaaaaaattgagaacGAAAACCAAGTtgacttcaattcatttaactTCACCATTACTTGCATATCACACTTGGCTCTTGAGAAGAAGTTTCAATATGTAtacataaattcaaaatttaggGAGGTTCAACAAGAGATAACAGGAATGATATATTGTCATTGTCGTTTCGAGAAAATGGATGGAGTAATCGCAACTTACTTGGTCGATGATCAAGTTAAGGCTAAAGATTTCATCAAGGAGGTTATGTATCCTCTTTACTTTAAAGAGACCGAATGTGAGGCGAAGTGCCTTTGTGGGTTGTTTGAGATGCGAGGGATAATATGTAGACATATTCTTGCCAtattttcagctaagaaagttCGTGAGTTGCCGGAAAAGTACATATTAGATTGGTGGAGAAAAGACATAAAACGTAAGTATACTATTAGTTTGAGTAGTTATGACGTTGCTGATCAGAGACCCAAAACTGTTAGGTATAAACGTATATTGAAACTTTCAATGAGGTAATAACAAATGCAGTTTCATGCGATGGGCATACTGACGAAATGATTTCGAAATTGTATGCGATGAATGAGGTATGGTGCACTTTGAAGCCTTACAACGTAGATTCTAATGTTGGAGGAAGTACCGTGAATGTAGCCACGGAAGGAAGTTTCAAAAAGGTGCTAAGTTCACATGTTGTCAGAGGTAAGAGAAGACCCCCGTGTAAGAGGAGGATGTTGACGATGGAAGaacaattgaagaaaataaaaactaaggctaggaataagaaaaaagataaggGAAAAAGCAGACCGGTGAGAGCATAGTTACCTAATGATCATCTTTGAGTATTTgataatatactattatttcCACTTACTTGTgaactctaattattttttatgttgtcaGAGGCGTAGATTGGATACCAAACTATTGGAAAGCAGTGGAAACCAACTCGGGATATCGGGAATGAGGATGCAAGAAAATGCACAAACTCCCATAATGGTTGATCAAGAAAGTGGACAACAAGATGTGATGGGGACACCAGAATGTGTACAAACTCCAGTGATAGGGACGCAAGAAAGTGTACAATTACcactttaaattattttattgtatagtttgtggttttttatgtgagtcttaCTTTGGCTGCTATTATGTTCACAGATGCAACTAGGAATGGATGGAATCCAGCCGGAAATGGCATATGGAACGCAGCCAAGCAGCTTCTTGTAGCAAGACTTTATAGATTCATTATGCCTActtatgttgtgatttgttgtgTTGGAATTAGTGTTGAATGTGGTTTGTATGCATTTGTATGTTGGGTGATTTGTAGGAATTTGTGTGTTGGTGTTAGGTATGTTGGAGTATGTTATGTATTAGTGGTGCAAGCATACGTTTGTATCGTATCTTAGTATTTTGAGCCCACGTTTTGCACATTTTGTATCCAAGTACTCAATTTATGTGGTTTTGATTGAATGTAAATGGCATTAGTTTATGAGTTGAGACTACATTGTGTTTGATATTGCCTCTTATGTCcaagtgaaaataaaataatcaataaaccTGTAATTTAGTCTTGTCAAATATTCTGACAAAATGATATCAGGCTGATAATTTACTTTCACGCAATATACACACTCTTTTAATAAGCAGTGGCacattaaaatttgataaagtctTAGTATTGAAGatcaaatacataattttaaagtcTCGACTTACAAACGCTAAGTTTGTATAAAATACAGATACAAAGTCGTCAACGCAGTGAGAGTATCAAATACAAGTAAATAACTACGGCTATTAgcgaaaatacacaaaatagtTTGCATCCATGCCTCATGTCGGCTTCTTCACTGCGAAACTGGGCTTCATCGTTATGGAGTGCCAACTCCCTGTTCCcgatctttttttctctctttttaggTTCTTCATCTTTTCTTAATACTTCTACTTCTCTCTTTTTAAGTTCTTCATCTTTTCTTAATTctgcttctctctttttaagttcttttttccttaatatttctgtttctctctttaCAAGGGCTTGCTCTTTGTATTCACTAGTATCTaactatttgaaaaacttgtagTGCGGTAACCCctgattatatataaataaatgtagATATATGCTTgatgtcaaaattttgaataaaacattaatatgaAAACAGAAACATAGAAGTACTATTAATTGCGTCTACCTCTTTGTTGTATAGTGGACACCCAAAAAATGCTCACCCCAGATTTTTTTTGAGTATTTGATATTCTAAGTACAACTTCTTTCCAACAGCTGCACTTTGGGACGTTCGTCAAAGTCTCAAGATTAAGTAACGATGTTGAAGCAATTGATGATGACATTTTAAATCTACCAACGAAATACAATAGCACCTCAAACAATATAGTCAGTGAGTTTGTATAAGGCTGTTACATAGCACATCCAACAATATATTCGAAGTACAAAAGCACCTCCAAAACATCCATAAAATCCTCTCCAACGTGGTAAGATACATAAAAGGCACTTTGTTTTCTAAGAAAGATACATATAAGGCTGTTACATAGCACATCCAACAATATATTAGAAGGCAGTACCAGTCTTTATTACTCTTTAGCATGCAAAATATATAGCAGCTGGACCCTATGTGAAACATCGATATCCAAGTGCCTCCTTCATGGTTGCAGCAAAAAAGTACTGGACTTAGCTAGAGGCAATCTTGTACGAAAGATACCATATATGTAAAAAGAGTTCTTAGAAGATGGACACATCCCTTTTTAATGTACTAGAGCATTAAGTGTTGTATCTTTAATGAAGGGTCATCATCAAAGATACAACACTTTTAACAGTAAAAATACCAACACCAgcaagaatatatatttaagacCAACaagatagagaagaaaaaatataaattaatccAACGAATCATGTAGAGACTCGCGGGATAATGACAGAAACAGAACACAAGAGTAGTTCAGATACTTTAACATCAAACAGGACTCAAAATACTGCAGCAACTGGTGAAGATTCGTGACCATAAAAGGACAGattataaacttaataaatGCACATTACATGAATGTGTAAGCTGGGAAAGCTATAATTTCAATTAAGAAATCCAAACAAGTTATTTTGGATTTATCTATATCTAGGACTTGGATCTGACAATAAATAATTTGGATTATGGGTCTAGATCAGTAGTACTTATTGTGGAATTCTAAAGGCTAAACAATAAATTCATGCCATTTTAAAGAGGACCTTACCTCCATCTTCTTGATAACCTACCTCTGCCATCTTTAATATGTTGAACACCTAATAATAGAACTCACGACATCATGTTATTGTCCCTTAGGTTCTTTTCTCCATAAGGACAATCACATGCGCCCTAAGTTGGGATGAAACTTAATTTAACTTAAAAGCTATAAAGCCATAAACTTatgacataattaatatatagtacccatttatatatatatatatatatatatatatatatatatatatatctatggtAGCATGTACGTAGCTCTATCATCCCTCCAGAACATCCATAAAATCCTCTCCAACATAGCAAGATACATAAAAGGCCAAAAAAggcactttgttttcaaagaaagataCATATAAGGCTGTTATATAGCACATCCAACAATTGGAAAGGATCTAAATAGTACTAAGAAAGATCTGGGATCAATTCTTGTCTTCAAACGGAAGGTACCCAAAAGATagctttcttcctttcttcagGTACATAAAAAACCACAATggctttgattttttaaaacatatccACAACCTTCTTATAAGAAAATTTCCTGCATCTTGATTCTTAAACCAGAATGGCAATGACATATATATCctggatatatatattagatataagaaaatatatcgatggctttgatttttgaaaacataactaGGACATACGTGAATGCCATTCAATATATATGTCAGTTTCTGGGTTGATTAAAAATTAAGGAATGTCTATTGGGTTATAGGGTTGGGAAAGTTATCTCAGATGGCGTCGCTTGGTGGATAGCTGAGTGCGATTCTTCCTCGGCATCGCACAGCTGTGTTAGAGTTAGGTTTAGGTTTGGAAGAGAGATCGGGCAGGGGAGAAATTCCTGGAAGGAGAAACgaagagaaacaaagaagaagaaaagggaagaaagatCAAGAAATCAATAGAAACcaagagaaaggaagagaaacgaACCTGAGATCGAGTGAATCCACTGAAGATCGAGTGAATTCGGGAGAAATGAAGGAGCAAAGctcttggggggggggggggggggataaccaaatttgataaaaaaaaagtgtaaaacaGTTCGTTTTTGGGTCGAAGGCAGGCATATCAGTGGACTTAAAACGCACCATTTTATTTAGTACAAAACGGTGCTTTTTGAGTCCACGTAGGCAGTCTTCTGCAGGCAGGCCTGAATCATGCCTCcgtttagcattttcctttacgAAATAACAAATGTTATGCTTACTTCCCATTACGCTTTACAGAAACCTAAATTGGAAGTTTGGACCTAATGTAGTCAATGTGATCATGCCATGGAAGATGTGATTGGCTGTGGAAACCCGCCAAGATCATTAATGTTCATCAAGCCTAACTCCCATGCACGATTAATATTGATCATGTTTGTTGATAGTTTGGAAAGCAAGAGATGAATCATATaacaatgttttttttctttttttttttaatttattttttaaagtgggaTGAACCATAACATGCATTGAATCAAGGAACTATACCAATTTTCAACTTCACTAACTAGAGGCTGAACCAGGTATTGGACTGAGtgcacatataataaaataatgataaagaaaagATCTTACTGCATTTTTCGAGTCAAAGCATATTCTTTTAGAATAGGTTCTAAATTTTTCAGCATGAATGGGAAGGGAGACTTACAACAGTCTTGACTGAAGATGAAGCTAGatgatcatctaaaaaattattaaaacagagttagatagatattaaaaaatatatttcaagtttcaaacttacctTCAAGGTCCATTGACTATATGTATTCTTACAACTCCTGAATGTCAACTGGTTTGATCCTTGACCAATTTTAGGTGCAAATGAGGGCTTCAACAATCTCTTGGGAAAATGCACTTCAATTGTGCAAAGTCTCGAAATATACATTAGCCGTCACATACAAAGAACAAGAAATGTTCAAttataacatcataaaaaaatttcagcaACTCTACAAAAACCAATGCATTTTTCCAATTATCACTAGTAGGGTTCACGAATTgttcatctacaaacacatatTGTTCAAAGGCTTGTTTATGTTTTTCAGTGGTACTCAACATCAAATATAtggagttccatctagtaggaacatcCAAGCAAATCATCCTCAcactaatcttttcttttgcCGCACAAGTCTTGAACTTGGCAAATCTTCACGAAGAAGATTTCACATATTTAACGGCATCTCTAATCTTTGttacaaattcataaatatCGCTCAAATAGTCCACAACAATCAGATTCAATATATGGTCAAAATTTTATCAACACCCCATTCTTGCAATCCCAAATCTAACACTCTCCTAATAGTTTCGCTCCTATGGTCAGGAATTTggcaaaatttaattatttttttatgtaatttccaattgcaatcaataaaatgtacGAGAATGCACATGTAGTTCATATTTTGCATTGATGTCCTGATATTAGTGGTAAAACATATTCTTTGACCAtccaaactattttttaattttatattctcTATGTTATACaacttcatacaatctcttttTTAAGTGTTCGGGATAGCAAAGTAAATCAAGACTTTAAATCAACCACACATTCAATAAAGCCATTATGCTCCATAAGCTTAAAAGGCAATTCAcacctaataaaaaacttaacgGTTAACACCCTAAATTTTTCTGCATCATATTTCACTAGACCTTGTGGGTTACACGCTCTTCCCTTTGCATCCCTCTTAACACTAGAGGTTTCACATGCATTCTATAGGTGGTGTATCATAGATGAAGTGTCATTCTTGTAGTGGTAACTGTATAGCTTAGCACAATAATTGCACTGAGCTTCTAAGTTATTCTATTCAATAGGTTGCATTTTAGTAAAGTGTTCTCATACCACTGATTGGCtactaggtgttttttttttatttcttggctAAAGATGAGATAGAATGGGTAGGGTAttgtgtatatgtggatgaaGGGGTTGGAAGACTCTGAGCCTTTACATCCACTGGAATAAAAGACGAGTCGCCACCTACCCCTTGGGTTGTACTAACATCACAACTCATTGTATCTTCTTCCATCTATTGAAGTTACAACAATATCAAAGGAAAGTAAGAAATAAAAACTCAACCATGACCATAATCATAACATCAAAAGCGATAAAACAAGGTTTTGACTAAATTGATAAAACACAACGATGATAGTATGTTGGATAGgatacatgttttattttttattgcctTGGAGAGAATGTGTAGTATTTGATGTTTTGATATCTTAGGCATGGATTTGTTCGATGTGCTCTTAAATTAACTTTATTCATATTCACTTTAATTATTAGCCATGAATctcataaacttatttttacatACATAAAATATCTATAGGATGCATggttaataaataaaagaaagcatGGTTAAcaaaggggttggggttgggtgtgCCGGGTGAGGATAGATCTCCTATTTTTAGTTtcatccaacaaaaaaaaataatacaatacaTGCAAAGTTTTTAGTTCTGTGgaaactctctttctttttttcactttatttcACAAGTATTAATgtctttttttccatttaagAAGCTTTACTTGCTTATGAGTCTTATAGCTTAAGAGCAATTAATTCTTCAAGGAACATTTTGGCATTAGCAAAATAGAAGTTTCACATGTTGAAAAAGTCATGTAGAATGACTTCTTTGACATGGTGTGGCTGTGGCTTAAATAATAGCTTCATTGGCTTAAATTATTGGGTTCGAAATTTCAAACCCAAAAGAGCATGTCGTTTTATGTGCTTGCATGGCTATATAAAAATGTCTTTAGTTCTACCTTCTCCATAACTATAAGCATATTGGGTTGTTAAAATACTTAGTATGGTTGACTATAGAAGTCACTACAATAGAAAAGGCTTTTAGCAAGGAAAATATTTCGTTGCAAAAAGCCTTTTTTCATTGCAAATGCCTCTTAGCAACGAACAATGTTTGTTTCCCTACTTTCGGACTTGCCGCATTGGCATTTGACATTCTCCAACgagttttattttcattgcaaatacGCACATTTAGCAATGAGAATCTTTCGCTGcaaatgtatatattttcattgCTAAAGTTCATCAAGGGATCTGGAAAACtgttgcaaatatatattagcaatgatatatttttgttgcaaaacaTCAGTAGCAACGAACTTGATTCATTGCAAATGTAATCCTCCAATGAAtaaaatcgttgcaaaaaaaaaaatttgcaatgatttttatgcattgtaaatttataacttgcaacgattttttttgttgcaattgaGTAGTAGCAACATATTCAATTCGTTGCAAAATTGCACATTTGCAACAAAGCTAAGTCGTTGCTTTTTTACATTAGCAACGAATTCATTAGttgcaaaaatgcattttgcaaCGAATGCATATCGTTGCAAGTGTAGTTCACAAAGTTAAAGGATTTTTcagatgaatgtaaattattggAAAACATCATTTGCAAAGATGTCCATTTGTTACAAATGCAAGTCCGCAACGAAATCGATTCATTGCGAATGATTTTTTTCAACGACTTACATTCATTCCAATCCTCATTATAGCAACAAAATATATCTATCACAAATTGACATTTTCAATGATATCCATTCtttgcaaatatttttcaacaatGAAACACTTTCTTTGCAAAAGTACTGAACATTATTGCAACAAATTGTTTTCCTTACAATTTGTGAACTTGCAACGAATAAAAGTTGTTGCAAAAGTATATTACAACCAGATAATTCGTATTGCAACATAAGCAAGCTGACATGAAACTTGTCACATTTTTCGTtgcaattatttttgtttggatttggtAATTTAATTGGTGCTGGGTTATAATTTGGCTTACAAATTTAAGGAGTACCAAATGACCAAACTTTCACAAGGCGTTCATATACCTATTATCCATTATTTCACAATGAAATTAAACTCACTAGAAAACTACTACATATAATGTCAtggacttataaaaaaaaaatcatctgccACTTGAAATGCACCATTGGATTGACTAGATCTCTTACAATCTCATCTCACATGATCTATTATATCATTAATAAATCCAAACATatcaatttaaaacatatagTAGACAAGAACATGCATCATTAGTTcttacaacaatattttaatccTTATATTCCGCAATCACATGCCTATAAGTACATGcatttcattaattttataGCACAATAGCTTCCATACAAGCACTCCACATACACGATTTCATTGATGTCCATTACAATATGCAATTGCTCTATACATATAGTCCAAAAAGTAGTTGCATACAAATGTAGTTCTTGCCTTAACCTAACTTCCAACATCATTCATGCTCGACCCCACAAAAACATTAATGCGACATTTACAAAATAATCTATATCAGGCATTGTCAACCACATATTTACATGATTTTCCTcacttatcaaaataacttcATCCCCTCTTTCTTTTCATGCATCTATCCACTGTAAACATAACCAAACATGGAACAGTGACCAAAAAAAGTACTAGTCTCCAAACTATCTCATGAACCATGTGCAAAATAACATATGATCCCagaacttgtatatatttacCTTTGGCAAAAATTCGCTGCATAGCTTTCTGAAATATGTCAAACTGCCTACGGATCACTTGGGGATTCTCTTTGAGACTCCATGGTCTGGGCCAACCTCAGGCTCATGCGTTCTTCATAGAGCCTCTGATTCTCCATATCTGAATCCAAGGCTCTTGTGAATTCCTTGCACTTCTCTTTATAGCTCTCAACTTTTTGTACTAGATTGGTGACCAAAAGAGATGTTAGTTTTGGTTTAGGTACAACTGAACGACCCAACCCTCAGACATACCCAGATCTATCCCCTAGCACCTCTTTGAAGACCTCATTTGCTACATCTATATCCATGCAAGTAgaatctctctctttccataGACAAACCATTTGATtctattatacaaaaaatacatatatcttatgtaaataaatattcttttaacatGAATAAACTAAATGGATGATAGTGTTATTGTTGCTTACGTAGTTCTTCACTGTGCTCTGTAACAAATCTCCCTTTCTTACCAAACCACCGAGATAAGTTATAAAAATCTACTAAGTTGTTGACTGTGTCACGCTGCAAAGTAATTATAGTTTAGTAACTATAGTTCATTATGGTTATAATGACTCGTATACGCATGTTTACTATCTACAGATACTATACATAATTGAAATTCCTTGCATTCTCAGTGATCAACCTAACAAATGACTTCAACCAGACTACATGATTTGATCGTGCCTTCTCCCCATTCATCTTATTTTGACTCATTAAAATGAATTAGTATACATTATCAAACTTTGCACTTTTTCTCATTATACATTGTTAATGCATAACATTTCTTCCAAACAAATTCAATCCTAACAAAACAGCTTATGTATATACAACCTAAAATTCGGACATTATTCTCAcctatctaatttattttaactaaccttaaaaattatatacgtTAGCAATGTGTTACCTGAAAGGCAAGAGATATCCATTAGTCATATAACTTTTTCCACACTAGTACATCTACCATTATTGACCATTTTGCCAAGGCCGCTGCATGTGTAGGGCTTCTCTTATATTCCAAGTACAATTGATTATGAAAAGCATTGTAACTAATTTGTAGCTGTAATTCTACACAATCTCTGTGATTTGGATTCTCCCAATTTAGGATGAAATCTGCCTAATAACATAATGTAAGCAATTATTGTGGGGGATTAAGCAAAAGTAGTATGCTCACAAATTATATGTTGGAAATAGGCGTGACTATACTCACCCTAACATATTGAATtagtttctcttcctcctcatctGGAACAAACCTTTAGCTAGCATGCATCATGCTATGTGGGCTTCACAATCCATGTCACTCAATGGCTATAAATCTTTGCGTGGTCCCTCAAGAATCAATAGCGGAATGGGCCCCATAGAACAAAGCTTTGTAAACATCCTCTCACTCGCTACCCCACGACGAGCTTACATCATTGTTGGTTGCACTACATATAAAAACACAGTATAAACAAATTCTTCACATAACACTCAATATAAATATCTACATCATTATTATCTGTAATATGTACATCATGCTCCATTagaaagaattttcaaaaaatgatgaTATGAATGTGCTTACTGGGCTCACCATTGGGGTTTGTGGTCGCAGCTTCCACCACAGGAGCATCACTTAAGTCACTCTCATAAACAATATCAGGTGGCTCAATTGAGTCATCATCTGATGCTACAAATGCTGACTTATCGCTTGCAGTTCCTACTTATTATGCATGTGGCCTCCTAATTTACTATATAGCATAAGGTCTCCGTTGTGGCTTTCATCGTCGTACACTAAGTTGTTCTCGATGGAATGTAGTTCTTCCCCCACCACCTTTGTCGCCCACCAtatcttttatattcttaactatatcttttattttttagataactATCCTACAAGAGCAGGTACATTAATGTTATGAGTAGCCTAGTAATGAAGTAACAGAAAATATAACTGGAATGATAAGTTGATCAGTTGGAGATGATTAGTCTCAGAAGATAAAGCTAGGCAACAATTCTTTGTTTGATTTTccattcaaataatatttaaaaataacaatCACAAACAAACTGATACTTAGTTGCCTAAATACAAGGAACAAAACAACAATACTTAATTACTTGACAACGACACAAATAACATTATCATCTTAATCCTATTTGGGAAATACATTAGCCACAaagggattacacaaaaataatctcacaaattgatgtggtttgatatgattcgtcagattgtaaaattacttttattataaagtagatataacatatcagataaaaccacatcagtttatatgattattttgtaGTATTCATTAATGGATGTAGCAATACTCATCTTGTTTTCAATGAATTATTTCTAAGACTCGGTCACCAGACTAACAGACCTGTTATTTGGACTTAAATGGACTTGAACTCATAACATTGTTGGCCTCACAACCATGGGCTTGGCCCGTAACAATTAAGTCACAAATGTCATACAAGGTAATAGTTTATATCACCAATGTCCTTCAttattaatttaagtaaaattaataaaatacataggaaaaaacaaaaacacatcaTGTctcacaaaaattttttttgcaattcaAAAGAAACTGGAGTTATTAGAAAATGGTTCAAATTTGAGAGGGTTGTGTAAATAATCTTCACAAGAATATTATGCCTTCTCTTGCTCCTTTATCTTACTGGTTGTGTCTATTTTCAATgcaatcatatttatttgtcTCAAAATGTGGTCATTTTGActcttgaattaatttaaagtataaGGCCTTTGtgttaataatactaatatatttatccaTGTACTGTGATTAGAGACTATTTGACA
Encoded proteins:
- the LOC121267074 gene encoding protein FAR-RED IMPAIRED RESPONSE 1-like, whose translation is MNGKASNAIITDQDRAMKNVITIVFPNTRHRYCLWHILRKVPEKLGSHAQYKCGLKSKLLSCVYDSLTIEEFENSWNSLKDSFNLHDNVSLQSLYAEREFWVPVYLKNSFWAVMSTTQRSESMNAFFDGYVHARIILKEFVDQFDNALKKKIENENQVDFNSFNFTITCISHLALEKKFQYVYINSKFREVQQEITGMIYCHCRFEKMDGVIATYLVDDQVKAKDFIKEVMYPLYFKETECEAKCLCGLFEMRGIICRHILAIFSAKKVRELPEKYILDWWRKDIKRKYTISLSSYDVADQRPKTVRYKRILKLSMR